A single genomic interval of Prunus dulcis chromosome 5, ALMONDv2, whole genome shotgun sequence harbors:
- the LOC117627552 gene encoding CCR4-NOT transcription complex subunit 3 isoform X2, with protein sequence MGASRKLQGEIDRVLKKVQEGVDVFDSIWNKVYDTDNANQKEKFEADLKKEIKKLQRYRDQIKTWIQSSEIKDKKVSASYEQALVDARKLIEREMERFKICEKETKTKAFSKEGLGQQPKTDPREKAKSETRDWINNVVGELESQIDSFEAEIEGLSFRKGKGRPPRLTHLETSITRHKAHIMKLELILRLLDNDELSPEQVNDVKDFLEDYVERNQEDFDEFSEVDELYNTLPLDKVESLEDLVTIVPPGLVKGAPVLGLKTSLAVSATPMPAAATSTTQQSTSVQEPVEDTVSQDSNVDNIPRTPPPKSSALASSPASTPVGGHASPLSVSVSSHNLPGPPSVSAVPGSIAVRGVTENAGASNSSSPVSLSASVKEEELASFPGRRPSPSLSDGGLVRGVGRGGLSAQSPSSNPLSSSNVAPSNSTLSAAPSVSDVTKRNILGADERIGSSSVVQPLVSPLSNRLILPQAAKASDGSIPVDSGNAGEAAAIPGRAFSPSMVSSMQWRPGSSFQNQNEAGLFRGRTEIAPDQREKFLQRLQQVQQGHSTILGMPPLAGGNHKQFSGQQQNPLLQQNSSVSSQAGLGVGVQAPGLGTVAPTTLQQQLNSIHQQSNQQALMSSGPKEADVGHPKVEDQQQQQNTPDDSTVDSTPVSGLVKNLINEDDLKASYAIDSLAGVSGSSTEPAQVPRDIDLSPGQPLQPNQPSGSLGVIGRRSVSDLGAIGDNLSGSTPNSGGTHDQLYNLQMLEAAYYKLPQPKDSERARSYTPRHPAITPPSYPQAQAPIVNNPAFWERLGLEPYGTDTLFFAFYYQQNTYQQYLAAKELKKQSWRYHRKYNTWFQRHEEPKVATDEYEQGTYVYFDFHIANDDLQHGWCQRIKTEFTFEYNYLEDELIV encoded by the exons ATGGGGGCGAGTCGGAAACTTCAGGGCGAGATCGACCGCGTTCTCAAGAAGGTCCAAGAAGGCGTGGATGTCTTCGATAGCATATGGAACAAG GTTTATGATACGGACAATGCGAACCAGAAGGAAAAGTTTGAGGCGGACCTAAAGAAGGAGATTAAGAAGCTCCAGAGGTACAGGGACCAAATCAAGACTTGGATTCAATCCAGTGAAATCAAGGATAAGAAG GTCAGTGCCTCTTATGAGCAGGCTCTGGTGGATGCTCGCAAGCTTATCGAGCGTGAAATGGAAAGGTTTAAGATTTGTGAAAAGGagaccaaaacaaaagcattttCTAAAGAAGGCTTGGGCCAACAACCTAAAACC GATCCGAGGGAGAAGGCCAAGTCTGAGACAAGGGATTGGATAAACAATGTG GTTGGGGAGTTGGAATCTCAGATTGACAGCTTTGAAGCTGAGATTGAAGGCCTATCTTTCAGGAAAGGGAAGGGCAGACCACCCAGACTG ACCCATCTAGAGACATCTATTACTCGGCATAAGGCTCACATAATGAAGTTAGAACTGATCCTGAGGCTATTGGATAATGATGAACTGAGTCCTGAGCAGGTCAATGATGTCAAAGACTTCTTGGAAGACTATGTTGAACGCAATCAG gaggattttgatgaatttagTGAAGTTGATGAGCTTTACAACACCTTACCATTGGACAAAGTGGAGTCCCTTGAAGATCTGGTTACTATCGTCCCTCCTGGTCTTGTCAag GGTGCACCGGTGCTTGGCTTGAAGACTTCTTTGGCAGTATCCGCAACTCCAATGCCT gCCGCAGCTACTTCCACTACTCAGCAGAGTACTTCTGTACAAGAGCCAGTTGAAGATACAGTTTCCCAGGACAGTAATGTTGATAATATTCCTAGGACTCCACCTCCTAAAAGTAGTGCACTTGCTTCTTCTCCTGCATCAACACCAGTTGGGGGTCATGCAAGTCCTCTCTCTGTTAGTGTTTCATCTCACAATTTGCCTGGTCCGCCAAGTGTTTCAGCCGTTCCAGGTTCAATTGCTGTTCGTGGTGTCACAGAGAATGCAGGAGCTTCTAATTCTTCATCTCCTGTAAGTCTGTCTGCTTCTGTGAAGGAAGAAGAATTAGCAAGCTTCCCGGGCCGTAGACCATCGCCATCTCTTTCTGATGGTGGGCTTGTGAGGGGCGTTGGTAGAGGTGGCCTCTCTGCACAGAGTCCATCTAGTAACCCTCTTAGTTCTAGCAATGTAGCTCCTAGTAATAGTACCCTTAGTGCAGCTCCTTCGGTTTCTGATGtgacaaagagaaatatattgGGAGCTGATGAGAGAATTGGGAGTAGTAGCGTAGTGCAGCCTCTTGTTTCCCCTCTAAGTAACAGATTGATCTTGCCTCAAGCTGCCAAGGCTAGTGATGGAAGTATTCCAGTTGATTCTGGTAATGCTGGTGAGGCTGCTGCTATTCCTGGCAGAGCATTTTCTCCTTCTATGGTCTCCAGCATGCAATGGAGGCCTGGAAGTTCCTTCCAAAACCAGAACGAAGCG GGGTTGTTTCGTGGAAGAACTGAAATAGCACCTGATCAGAGGGAGAAATTTTTGCAGCGGCTCCAACAAGTGCAGCAAGGTCACAGTACCATTCTCGGCATGCCTCCTCTTGCTGGTGGAAATCATAAGCAATTTTCTGGACAGCAGCAAAATCCACTCTTACAacag AACTCATCTGTATCTTCTCAAGCTGGCCTCGGAGTAGGGGTACAAGCCCCAGGTCTTGGTACTGTTGCACCTACCACCTTACAGCAGCAGCTAAATTCTATCCATCAACAGTCTAACCAACAGGCATTGATGTCGAGTGGACCAAAAGAAGCTG ATGTTGGTCATCCAAAAGTTGAGGaccagcagcaacaacaaaatacaCCTGATGATTCAACTGTGGACTCTACGCCGGTTTCTGGGCTTGTAAAGAATCTAATTAATGAGGATGATTTGAAAGCCTCATATGCAATTGATTCTCTG GCTGGAGTTTCTGGCTCTTCGACAGAGCCTGCTCAAGTACCACGAGATATCGATCTCTCTCCTGGGCAACCTTTACAGCCCAATCAACCTTCTGGTAGTCTTGGTGTTATTGGCCGAAGAAGTGTTTCTGACCTTGGTGCAATTGGTGATAACCTTTCTGGATCAACTCCTAATTCTGGGGGAACGCACGATCAGTTGTATAATTTGCAGATGCTTGAGGCTGCTTATTACAAACTTCCACAACCCAAAGACTCGGAACGTGCAAGGAGCTACACTCCA AGGCACCCTGCAATAACTCCTCCTAGCTACCCCCAAGCACAAGCACCTATTGTTAACAATCCTGCCTTCTGGGAACGTTTGGGTCTTGAACCGTACGGCACTGATACCCTGTTCTTTGCATTTTACTATCAGCAG AACACTTATCAGCAATATTTGGCAGCCAAAGAGTTGAAGAAGCAATCTTGGAGATACCACAGGAAATATAACACTTGGTTTCAACGACACGAGGAGCCAAAAGTTGCCACTGATGAATATGAACAGGGGACATATGTGTACTTTGACTTCCATATCGCAAATGATGATCTACAACATGGATG GTGTCAAAGGATCAAAACCGAGTTTACTTTTGAATATAACTATCTTGAAGATGAACTTATCGTTTAG
- the LOC117627552 gene encoding CCR4-NOT transcription complex subunit 3 isoform X5, with protein MGASRKLQGEIDRVLKKVQEGVDVFDSIWNKVYDTDNANQKEKFEADLKKEIKKLQRYRDQIKTWIQSSEIKDKKVSASYEQALVDARKLIEREMERFKICEKETKTKAFSKEGLGQQPKTDPREKAKSETRDWINNVVGELESQIDSFEAEIEGLSFRKGKGRPPRLTHLETSITRHKAHIMKLELILRLLDNDELSPEQVNDVKDFLEDYVERNQEDFDEFSEVDELYNTLPLDKVESLEDLVTIVPPGLVKGAPVLGLKTSLAVSATPMPAAATSTTQQSTSVQEPVEDTVSQDSNVDNIPRTPPPKSSALASSPASTPVGGHASPLSVSVSSHNLPGPPSVSAVPGSIAVRGVTENAGASNSSSPVSLSASVKEEELASFPGRRPSPSLSDGGLVRGVGRGGLSAQSPSSNPLSSSNVAPSNSTLSAAPSVSDVTKRNILGADERIGSSSVVQPLVSPLSNRLILPQAAKASDGSIPVDSGNAGEAAAIPGRAFSPSMVSSMQWRPGSSFQNQNEAGLFRGRTEIAPDQREKFLQRLQQVQQGHSTILGMPPLAGGNHKQFSGQQQNPLLQQFNSQNSSVSSQAGLGVGVQAPGLGTVAPTTLQQQLNSIHQQSNQQALMSSGPKEADVGHPKVEDQQQQQNTPDDSTVDSTPVSGLVKNLINEDDLKASYAIDSLMIAVCIMDMLIYLEKNGW; from the exons ATGGGGGCGAGTCGGAAACTTCAGGGCGAGATCGACCGCGTTCTCAAGAAGGTCCAAGAAGGCGTGGATGTCTTCGATAGCATATGGAACAAG GTTTATGATACGGACAATGCGAACCAGAAGGAAAAGTTTGAGGCGGACCTAAAGAAGGAGATTAAGAAGCTCCAGAGGTACAGGGACCAAATCAAGACTTGGATTCAATCCAGTGAAATCAAGGATAAGAAG GTCAGTGCCTCTTATGAGCAGGCTCTGGTGGATGCTCGCAAGCTTATCGAGCGTGAAATGGAAAGGTTTAAGATTTGTGAAAAGGagaccaaaacaaaagcattttCTAAAGAAGGCTTGGGCCAACAACCTAAAACC GATCCGAGGGAGAAGGCCAAGTCTGAGACAAGGGATTGGATAAACAATGTG GTTGGGGAGTTGGAATCTCAGATTGACAGCTTTGAAGCTGAGATTGAAGGCCTATCTTTCAGGAAAGGGAAGGGCAGACCACCCAGACTG ACCCATCTAGAGACATCTATTACTCGGCATAAGGCTCACATAATGAAGTTAGAACTGATCCTGAGGCTATTGGATAATGATGAACTGAGTCCTGAGCAGGTCAATGATGTCAAAGACTTCTTGGAAGACTATGTTGAACGCAATCAG gaggattttgatgaatttagTGAAGTTGATGAGCTTTACAACACCTTACCATTGGACAAAGTGGAGTCCCTTGAAGATCTGGTTACTATCGTCCCTCCTGGTCTTGTCAag GGTGCACCGGTGCTTGGCTTGAAGACTTCTTTGGCAGTATCCGCAACTCCAATGCCT gCCGCAGCTACTTCCACTACTCAGCAGAGTACTTCTGTACAAGAGCCAGTTGAAGATACAGTTTCCCAGGACAGTAATGTTGATAATATTCCTAGGACTCCACCTCCTAAAAGTAGTGCACTTGCTTCTTCTCCTGCATCAACACCAGTTGGGGGTCATGCAAGTCCTCTCTCTGTTAGTGTTTCATCTCACAATTTGCCTGGTCCGCCAAGTGTTTCAGCCGTTCCAGGTTCAATTGCTGTTCGTGGTGTCACAGAGAATGCAGGAGCTTCTAATTCTTCATCTCCTGTAAGTCTGTCTGCTTCTGTGAAGGAAGAAGAATTAGCAAGCTTCCCGGGCCGTAGACCATCGCCATCTCTTTCTGATGGTGGGCTTGTGAGGGGCGTTGGTAGAGGTGGCCTCTCTGCACAGAGTCCATCTAGTAACCCTCTTAGTTCTAGCAATGTAGCTCCTAGTAATAGTACCCTTAGTGCAGCTCCTTCGGTTTCTGATGtgacaaagagaaatatattgGGAGCTGATGAGAGAATTGGGAGTAGTAGCGTAGTGCAGCCTCTTGTTTCCCCTCTAAGTAACAGATTGATCTTGCCTCAAGCTGCCAAGGCTAGTGATGGAAGTATTCCAGTTGATTCTGGTAATGCTGGTGAGGCTGCTGCTATTCCTGGCAGAGCATTTTCTCCTTCTATGGTCTCCAGCATGCAATGGAGGCCTGGAAGTTCCTTCCAAAACCAGAACGAAGCG GGGTTGTTTCGTGGAAGAACTGAAATAGCACCTGATCAGAGGGAGAAATTTTTGCAGCGGCTCCAACAAGTGCAGCAAGGTCACAGTACCATTCTCGGCATGCCTCCTCTTGCTGGTGGAAATCATAAGCAATTTTCTGGACAGCAGCAAAATCCACTCTTACAacag TTTAATTCTCAGAACTCATCTGTATCTTCTCAAGCTGGCCTCGGAGTAGGGGTACAAGCCCCAGGTCTTGGTACTGTTGCACCTACCACCTTACAGCAGCAGCTAAATTCTATCCATCAACAGTCTAACCAACAGGCATTGATGTCGAGTGGACCAAAAGAAGCTG ATGTTGGTCATCCAAAAGTTGAGGaccagcagcaacaacaaaatacaCCTGATGATTCAACTGTGGACTCTACGCCGGTTTCTGGGCTTGTAAAGAATCTAATTAATGAGGATGATTTGAAAGCCTCATATGCAATTGATTCTCTG ATGATTGCAGTGTGCATCATGGACATGCTGAtttatttggagaagaatGGATGGTGA
- the LOC117627552 gene encoding CCR4-NOT transcription complex subunit 3 isoform X3: MGASRKLQGEIDRVLKKVQEGVDVFDSIWNKVYDTDNANQKEKFEADLKKEIKKLQRYRDQIKTWIQSSEIKDKKVSASYEQALVDARKLIEREMERFKICEKETKTKAFSKEGLGQQPKTDPREKAKSETRDWINNVVGELESQIDSFEAEIEGLSFRKGKGRPPRLTHLETSITRHKAHIMKLELILRLLDNDELSPEQVNDVKDFLEDYVERNQEDFDEFSEVDELYNTLPLDKVESLEDLVTIVPPGLVKAAATSTTQQSTSVQEPVEDTVSQDSNVDNIPRTPPPKSSALASSPASTPVGGHASPLSVSVSSHNLPGPPSVSAVPGSIAVRGVTENAGASNSSSPVSLSASVKEEELASFPGRRPSPSLSDGGLVRGVGRGGLSAQSPSSNPLSSSNVAPSNSTLSAAPSVSDVTKRNILGADERIGSSSVVQPLVSPLSNRLILPQAAKASDGSIPVDSGNAGEAAAIPGRAFSPSMVSSMQWRPGSSFQNQNEAGLFRGRTEIAPDQREKFLQRLQQVQQGHSTILGMPPLAGGNHKQFSGQQQNPLLQQFNSQNSSVSSQAGLGVGVQAPGLGTVAPTTLQQQLNSIHQQSNQQALMSSGPKEADVGHPKVEDQQQQQNTPDDSTVDSTPVSGLVKNLINEDDLKASYAIDSLAGVSGSSTEPAQVPRDIDLSPGQPLQPNQPSGSLGVIGRRSVSDLGAIGDNLSGSTPNSGGTHDQLYNLQMLEAAYYKLPQPKDSERARSYTPRHPAITPPSYPQAQAPIVNNPAFWERLGLEPYGTDTLFFAFYYQQNTYQQYLAAKELKKQSWRYHRKYNTWFQRHEEPKVATDEYEQGTYVYFDFHIANDDLQHGWCQRIKTEFTFEYNYLEDELIV, encoded by the exons ATGGGGGCGAGTCGGAAACTTCAGGGCGAGATCGACCGCGTTCTCAAGAAGGTCCAAGAAGGCGTGGATGTCTTCGATAGCATATGGAACAAG GTTTATGATACGGACAATGCGAACCAGAAGGAAAAGTTTGAGGCGGACCTAAAGAAGGAGATTAAGAAGCTCCAGAGGTACAGGGACCAAATCAAGACTTGGATTCAATCCAGTGAAATCAAGGATAAGAAG GTCAGTGCCTCTTATGAGCAGGCTCTGGTGGATGCTCGCAAGCTTATCGAGCGTGAAATGGAAAGGTTTAAGATTTGTGAAAAGGagaccaaaacaaaagcattttCTAAAGAAGGCTTGGGCCAACAACCTAAAACC GATCCGAGGGAGAAGGCCAAGTCTGAGACAAGGGATTGGATAAACAATGTG GTTGGGGAGTTGGAATCTCAGATTGACAGCTTTGAAGCTGAGATTGAAGGCCTATCTTTCAGGAAAGGGAAGGGCAGACCACCCAGACTG ACCCATCTAGAGACATCTATTACTCGGCATAAGGCTCACATAATGAAGTTAGAACTGATCCTGAGGCTATTGGATAATGATGAACTGAGTCCTGAGCAGGTCAATGATGTCAAAGACTTCTTGGAAGACTATGTTGAACGCAATCAG gaggattttgatgaatttagTGAAGTTGATGAGCTTTACAACACCTTACCATTGGACAAAGTGGAGTCCCTTGAAGATCTGGTTACTATCGTCCCTCCTGGTCTTGTCAag gCCGCAGCTACTTCCACTACTCAGCAGAGTACTTCTGTACAAGAGCCAGTTGAAGATACAGTTTCCCAGGACAGTAATGTTGATAATATTCCTAGGACTCCACCTCCTAAAAGTAGTGCACTTGCTTCTTCTCCTGCATCAACACCAGTTGGGGGTCATGCAAGTCCTCTCTCTGTTAGTGTTTCATCTCACAATTTGCCTGGTCCGCCAAGTGTTTCAGCCGTTCCAGGTTCAATTGCTGTTCGTGGTGTCACAGAGAATGCAGGAGCTTCTAATTCTTCATCTCCTGTAAGTCTGTCTGCTTCTGTGAAGGAAGAAGAATTAGCAAGCTTCCCGGGCCGTAGACCATCGCCATCTCTTTCTGATGGTGGGCTTGTGAGGGGCGTTGGTAGAGGTGGCCTCTCTGCACAGAGTCCATCTAGTAACCCTCTTAGTTCTAGCAATGTAGCTCCTAGTAATAGTACCCTTAGTGCAGCTCCTTCGGTTTCTGATGtgacaaagagaaatatattgGGAGCTGATGAGAGAATTGGGAGTAGTAGCGTAGTGCAGCCTCTTGTTTCCCCTCTAAGTAACAGATTGATCTTGCCTCAAGCTGCCAAGGCTAGTGATGGAAGTATTCCAGTTGATTCTGGTAATGCTGGTGAGGCTGCTGCTATTCCTGGCAGAGCATTTTCTCCTTCTATGGTCTCCAGCATGCAATGGAGGCCTGGAAGTTCCTTCCAAAACCAGAACGAAGCG GGGTTGTTTCGTGGAAGAACTGAAATAGCACCTGATCAGAGGGAGAAATTTTTGCAGCGGCTCCAACAAGTGCAGCAAGGTCACAGTACCATTCTCGGCATGCCTCCTCTTGCTGGTGGAAATCATAAGCAATTTTCTGGACAGCAGCAAAATCCACTCTTACAacag TTTAATTCTCAGAACTCATCTGTATCTTCTCAAGCTGGCCTCGGAGTAGGGGTACAAGCCCCAGGTCTTGGTACTGTTGCACCTACCACCTTACAGCAGCAGCTAAATTCTATCCATCAACAGTCTAACCAACAGGCATTGATGTCGAGTGGACCAAAAGAAGCTG ATGTTGGTCATCCAAAAGTTGAGGaccagcagcaacaacaaaatacaCCTGATGATTCAACTGTGGACTCTACGCCGGTTTCTGGGCTTGTAAAGAATCTAATTAATGAGGATGATTTGAAAGCCTCATATGCAATTGATTCTCTG GCTGGAGTTTCTGGCTCTTCGACAGAGCCTGCTCAAGTACCACGAGATATCGATCTCTCTCCTGGGCAACCTTTACAGCCCAATCAACCTTCTGGTAGTCTTGGTGTTATTGGCCGAAGAAGTGTTTCTGACCTTGGTGCAATTGGTGATAACCTTTCTGGATCAACTCCTAATTCTGGGGGAACGCACGATCAGTTGTATAATTTGCAGATGCTTGAGGCTGCTTATTACAAACTTCCACAACCCAAAGACTCGGAACGTGCAAGGAGCTACACTCCA AGGCACCCTGCAATAACTCCTCCTAGCTACCCCCAAGCACAAGCACCTATTGTTAACAATCCTGCCTTCTGGGAACGTTTGGGTCTTGAACCGTACGGCACTGATACCCTGTTCTTTGCATTTTACTATCAGCAG AACACTTATCAGCAATATTTGGCAGCCAAAGAGTTGAAGAAGCAATCTTGGAGATACCACAGGAAATATAACACTTGGTTTCAACGACACGAGGAGCCAAAAGTTGCCACTGATGAATATGAACAGGGGACATATGTGTACTTTGACTTCCATATCGCAAATGATGATCTACAACATGGATG GTGTCAAAGGATCAAAACCGAGTTTACTTTTGAATATAACTATCTTGAAGATGAACTTATCGTTTAG
- the LOC117627552 gene encoding CCR4-NOT transcription complex subunit 3 isoform X1 — protein sequence MGASRKLQGEIDRVLKKVQEGVDVFDSIWNKVYDTDNANQKEKFEADLKKEIKKLQRYRDQIKTWIQSSEIKDKKVSASYEQALVDARKLIEREMERFKICEKETKTKAFSKEGLGQQPKTDPREKAKSETRDWINNVVGELESQIDSFEAEIEGLSFRKGKGRPPRLTHLETSITRHKAHIMKLELILRLLDNDELSPEQVNDVKDFLEDYVERNQEDFDEFSEVDELYNTLPLDKVESLEDLVTIVPPGLVKGAPVLGLKTSLAVSATPMPAAATSTTQQSTSVQEPVEDTVSQDSNVDNIPRTPPPKSSALASSPASTPVGGHASPLSVSVSSHNLPGPPSVSAVPGSIAVRGVTENAGASNSSSPVSLSASVKEEELASFPGRRPSPSLSDGGLVRGVGRGGLSAQSPSSNPLSSSNVAPSNSTLSAAPSVSDVTKRNILGADERIGSSSVVQPLVSPLSNRLILPQAAKASDGSIPVDSGNAGEAAAIPGRAFSPSMVSSMQWRPGSSFQNQNEAGLFRGRTEIAPDQREKFLQRLQQVQQGHSTILGMPPLAGGNHKQFSGQQQNPLLQQFNSQNSSVSSQAGLGVGVQAPGLGTVAPTTLQQQLNSIHQQSNQQALMSSGPKEADVGHPKVEDQQQQQNTPDDSTVDSTPVSGLVKNLINEDDLKASYAIDSLAGVSGSSTEPAQVPRDIDLSPGQPLQPNQPSGSLGVIGRRSVSDLGAIGDNLSGSTPNSGGTHDQLYNLQMLEAAYYKLPQPKDSERARSYTPRHPAITPPSYPQAQAPIVNNPAFWERLGLEPYGTDTLFFAFYYQQNTYQQYLAAKELKKQSWRYHRKYNTWFQRHEEPKVATDEYEQGTYVYFDFHIANDDLQHGWCQRIKTEFTFEYNYLEDELIV from the exons ATGGGGGCGAGTCGGAAACTTCAGGGCGAGATCGACCGCGTTCTCAAGAAGGTCCAAGAAGGCGTGGATGTCTTCGATAGCATATGGAACAAG GTTTATGATACGGACAATGCGAACCAGAAGGAAAAGTTTGAGGCGGACCTAAAGAAGGAGATTAAGAAGCTCCAGAGGTACAGGGACCAAATCAAGACTTGGATTCAATCCAGTGAAATCAAGGATAAGAAG GTCAGTGCCTCTTATGAGCAGGCTCTGGTGGATGCTCGCAAGCTTATCGAGCGTGAAATGGAAAGGTTTAAGATTTGTGAAAAGGagaccaaaacaaaagcattttCTAAAGAAGGCTTGGGCCAACAACCTAAAACC GATCCGAGGGAGAAGGCCAAGTCTGAGACAAGGGATTGGATAAACAATGTG GTTGGGGAGTTGGAATCTCAGATTGACAGCTTTGAAGCTGAGATTGAAGGCCTATCTTTCAGGAAAGGGAAGGGCAGACCACCCAGACTG ACCCATCTAGAGACATCTATTACTCGGCATAAGGCTCACATAATGAAGTTAGAACTGATCCTGAGGCTATTGGATAATGATGAACTGAGTCCTGAGCAGGTCAATGATGTCAAAGACTTCTTGGAAGACTATGTTGAACGCAATCAG gaggattttgatgaatttagTGAAGTTGATGAGCTTTACAACACCTTACCATTGGACAAAGTGGAGTCCCTTGAAGATCTGGTTACTATCGTCCCTCCTGGTCTTGTCAag GGTGCACCGGTGCTTGGCTTGAAGACTTCTTTGGCAGTATCCGCAACTCCAATGCCT gCCGCAGCTACTTCCACTACTCAGCAGAGTACTTCTGTACAAGAGCCAGTTGAAGATACAGTTTCCCAGGACAGTAATGTTGATAATATTCCTAGGACTCCACCTCCTAAAAGTAGTGCACTTGCTTCTTCTCCTGCATCAACACCAGTTGGGGGTCATGCAAGTCCTCTCTCTGTTAGTGTTTCATCTCACAATTTGCCTGGTCCGCCAAGTGTTTCAGCCGTTCCAGGTTCAATTGCTGTTCGTGGTGTCACAGAGAATGCAGGAGCTTCTAATTCTTCATCTCCTGTAAGTCTGTCTGCTTCTGTGAAGGAAGAAGAATTAGCAAGCTTCCCGGGCCGTAGACCATCGCCATCTCTTTCTGATGGTGGGCTTGTGAGGGGCGTTGGTAGAGGTGGCCTCTCTGCACAGAGTCCATCTAGTAACCCTCTTAGTTCTAGCAATGTAGCTCCTAGTAATAGTACCCTTAGTGCAGCTCCTTCGGTTTCTGATGtgacaaagagaaatatattgGGAGCTGATGAGAGAATTGGGAGTAGTAGCGTAGTGCAGCCTCTTGTTTCCCCTCTAAGTAACAGATTGATCTTGCCTCAAGCTGCCAAGGCTAGTGATGGAAGTATTCCAGTTGATTCTGGTAATGCTGGTGAGGCTGCTGCTATTCCTGGCAGAGCATTTTCTCCTTCTATGGTCTCCAGCATGCAATGGAGGCCTGGAAGTTCCTTCCAAAACCAGAACGAAGCG GGGTTGTTTCGTGGAAGAACTGAAATAGCACCTGATCAGAGGGAGAAATTTTTGCAGCGGCTCCAACAAGTGCAGCAAGGTCACAGTACCATTCTCGGCATGCCTCCTCTTGCTGGTGGAAATCATAAGCAATTTTCTGGACAGCAGCAAAATCCACTCTTACAacag TTTAATTCTCAGAACTCATCTGTATCTTCTCAAGCTGGCCTCGGAGTAGGGGTACAAGCCCCAGGTCTTGGTACTGTTGCACCTACCACCTTACAGCAGCAGCTAAATTCTATCCATCAACAGTCTAACCAACAGGCATTGATGTCGAGTGGACCAAAAGAAGCTG ATGTTGGTCATCCAAAAGTTGAGGaccagcagcaacaacaaaatacaCCTGATGATTCAACTGTGGACTCTACGCCGGTTTCTGGGCTTGTAAAGAATCTAATTAATGAGGATGATTTGAAAGCCTCATATGCAATTGATTCTCTG GCTGGAGTTTCTGGCTCTTCGACAGAGCCTGCTCAAGTACCACGAGATATCGATCTCTCTCCTGGGCAACCTTTACAGCCCAATCAACCTTCTGGTAGTCTTGGTGTTATTGGCCGAAGAAGTGTTTCTGACCTTGGTGCAATTGGTGATAACCTTTCTGGATCAACTCCTAATTCTGGGGGAACGCACGATCAGTTGTATAATTTGCAGATGCTTGAGGCTGCTTATTACAAACTTCCACAACCCAAAGACTCGGAACGTGCAAGGAGCTACACTCCA AGGCACCCTGCAATAACTCCTCCTAGCTACCCCCAAGCACAAGCACCTATTGTTAACAATCCTGCCTTCTGGGAACGTTTGGGTCTTGAACCGTACGGCACTGATACCCTGTTCTTTGCATTTTACTATCAGCAG AACACTTATCAGCAATATTTGGCAGCCAAAGAGTTGAAGAAGCAATCTTGGAGATACCACAGGAAATATAACACTTGGTTTCAACGACACGAGGAGCCAAAAGTTGCCACTGATGAATATGAACAGGGGACATATGTGTACTTTGACTTCCATATCGCAAATGATGATCTACAACATGGATG GTGTCAAAGGATCAAAACCGAGTTTACTTTTGAATATAACTATCTTGAAGATGAACTTATCGTTTAG